The DNA window CTATATCTCTCAAACTGAAAAGGCAATTGAACTTTGTATAAAAGAGGGAATTAAAGCCGGCGTATACAAAAAGGATATATCACCAAAAGAATTAGCTCGCATGATCTTATCCCTAATAGAAGGAGGGATATTAGTAACAAAAACCAGCCGATCAGGACTTACTTTTAGATCTAGCACCAAAGCACTTTTAAAGCTACTAGAGAGAAAGCAATAATAAGAGACTCAGTATAGAAAGTTCTATATAATTCTTTATACTAGTCCTAAATCATATTACCGGAATGTATATTATATGAGCACAAACCAAGTATACGAACAGGACACAATAGCAGCCATAGCCACAGCACAGGGTCCAGGCGGCATAGCAGTAATTAGAGTCAGTGGACAAGACTGTACTAGCATTATCCAAAGAATTTTCACTAGGAATAGCGAAATGATTAATCCTTCTGAAATGCAATCTCACCACATGTACCACGGGCAAATTGTAGATAAGTCATCTAAAACGGTTATCGATGAGGTGCTATGCGTAGTTATGAGGTCTCCAAGCTCATATACGGGCGAGAATATGGCCGAAATCCACTCACATGGGGGCTATTTAGCGCCAAAGAAGATACTAGATCTAATTTATAAAAGCGGCGCAAGAGCGGCAAAACCCGGCGAATTCACACTTAGAGCCTATCTCAACGGCAAAATGGACCTCGCTCAGGCTGAAGCAGTAACAGATGTCATCAACGCCCAGACTCAAGAAGGCTTAAAACAGGCGGAAATGCAGCTAGAAGGGGCGCTTTCAAAGAGAATTGATGAATATAAAGACATAATTGCAGATATCTTGGCCGAGATTGAAGCGCAAGTTGATTTTCCTGAAGAGGACATTGATTCTATTGTCAAAGATAGACTTGAAAAGCAGTCTCAGGGGTTAATAGACAAAATCAACCATCTCATTAACACATACGAGCATGGCAGAATTCTAAAAGACGGAGTAAATACAGCAATTATTGGAAAACCCAATGTCGGAAAGTCCAGCCTACTAAACCAGATGATTATGAAAGAAAGGGCCATTGTAAGCCCAATTCCAGGCACAACAAGGGATTTCATTGAGGAAAGCGTTGATATAGGCGGAATAGCCCTAAAACTAACCGACACTGCTGGCATAAGGACTAGCAGCGACGAGATAGAGAATATAGGGGTTGGACTTGCAAAGAAAAAAGCAGAGCAAGCAGAGCTCATCATAGCCGTCATAGACTCTAGCAGCGAATTAGACGGTAACGACAAAGAGATATTAGACCATATTAAGGATAAAAAAGCGGTTTTAGTACTAAACAAAGCAGATATTGCTACCAAAACAACAAATGAGGATACTAAAACCTACATAGATAAGGTAAGAACCGTGGAAACATCAGCCAAGCTCGGCACTGGTATTAACGAATTAAAAGCGACCATCAAGACAGTTTTATCGATAACTTCCGAGAATTCTGAGGCAAGTGAAATTGTATTGACCGAACTACGCCACAAAACAGCTCTAGAAAGATCCTGCAGCAGCCTTAAATCTTTCCTTGCTGCCCTAAAAGACAATTCGTCTCCCGAATTCCTAGCGCTTGATGCAAGAATAGCCTTAGAGTCTTTAGGGGAGATCACAGGAGAAGTTACAACCGAGGATATACTTGGCAGAATATTCAACAAGTTTTGTATTGGAAAGTAGTCTGTTCCGAGTGTTTCACGTGAAACATTTTAAAATGTGGATAGATTTCCACACA is part of the Thermodesulfobacteriota bacterium genome and encodes:
- the mnmE gene encoding tRNA uridine-5-carboxymethylaminomethyl(34) synthesis GTPase MnmE — encoded protein: MSTNQVYEQDTIAAIATAQGPGGIAVIRVSGQDCTSIIQRIFTRNSEMINPSEMQSHHMYHGQIVDKSSKTVIDEVLCVVMRSPSSYTGENMAEIHSHGGYLAPKKILDLIYKSGARAAKPGEFTLRAYLNGKMDLAQAEAVTDVINAQTQEGLKQAEMQLEGALSKRIDEYKDIIADILAEIEAQVDFPEEDIDSIVKDRLEKQSQGLIDKINHLINTYEHGRILKDGVNTAIIGKPNVGKSSLLNQMIMKERAIVSPIPGTTRDFIEESVDIGGIALKLTDTAGIRTSSDEIENIGVGLAKKKAEQAELIIAVIDSSSELDGNDKEILDHIKDKKAVLVLNKADIATKTTNEDTKTYIDKVRTVETSAKLGTGINELKATIKTVLSITSENSEASEIVLTELRHKTALERSCSSLKSFLAALKDNSSPEFLALDARIALESLGEITGEVTTEDILGRIFNKFCIGK